In Coffea eugenioides isolate CCC68of chromosome 4, Ceug_1.0, whole genome shotgun sequence, the genomic stretch ACAAATGGTTGATCTAATTGGATCGGATTTTACAATCCCTTCTTTGTTCAAGATTATGTTTTTCTCCTTACCTATTCATTCATTTATGTTTTCTGCGTCTATGACAGAAAGGAATAGGAGGGTGACCTGAAAAGGCTCTCCCGCTATGACCAGGAAGGTTGACAGTGAAGTTGATGGCTCATAAGTGATCCATTCACCATGTTTCAGTTGTATTTCTAGTCCAGTCACTTGATTAGTATCAAGGATGGCCAAGAAGCCTTTGTCCACATGAGGATGAAGACCAATATTGATCTCATCAGTCTTGGGTGCTCGGTACTTTAAGAACCTCATGAGGTAGAAAGAAGATTTGATCAGAGGGTCCAAGTACTTCTCCACACCATAACTTCCAAAAACCATTCTCATTACACCATGATCCAATTCCGATAGCAGCTTCGAGTATGAAAAAGCAGTTTCACTTGTAAAGAAAGCCAGAATATATGATAATTAGAAAACTTAGTtggtaaaaaaaagaaaaaaaggaagaagattaCTGAAGTTTaaagataaaagaaagagaaaatattTGAATGAAAATTCTAccaaaaacttgagtttccGGCTGGCCACATGAGGTTGGTGAATTCTTCGGTCGCTTTAAGAGTTGCCCCATTTTCGATACCGAAGTACTCAACCAGGGGCATGAAAGAAAAGTTTGTACCATAGCCGAAGCCAAGAATATTAGAAGTGTTTTGTACTTTGATTTCAGTTGGGAGTTGAAATAACTGTTTTGAAAGTTCGAACATTTTGTCATGCAACTCCTGAGAAagttttttgtattttactaGGAAACACCCATAGGATTCAAGGGCTTGACGAACCAGGTCAGAAGTTGATAGCCAAGAAGTTGTACCGGGAGTCAAGTTTTCCTCGTTGAATTCTATGATAGGTAGCTTAGATTGGGCATCGGATTCGGAACCCATTGTGATTTTTCAAGAAGTAAATCTGGAAAgaggaagggggggggggggggggggcgctGAGGATGGTTAAGGATTCTGAGCTATGAGTTGCTCATGTCCATGGGTATATATAGATACGGAATATGATTTACATTTGTCTGGTAAAACGCCTGGGTACTTACCGACATTAAGCCTCCCTTTCATGCTTCACTCAGTTATCTGATTGGTGGCTACGGAATCAGAACCAACAGATCCCAGGCGCTGATCCTGGGCTTAttcatatctttttttttttaatttatatctTTAGTTATTACTACCTTCTTATGGGGTGAATGCGGAATCAAATACAACAATTGAATGCGGAGAATTACaacaatttgaaaaataaagaaccTAGCAATTTAATGAAAATAAGAATAGTATGAAATATGAAAAGAAGAAGTGGGAACTTAAAAAGGGAAGAattgggagaaaaaaaaaagcaaataaattAGATTTTATACTGATTGATAGGAAGAGAGTACTATTTTCTTCAAGTTAGGCATGCACGGGATATTATATTCATCATTCCAATATAGCATTTGTATGCTATtggattttgtttttctttgtttaaGGTATATGGTATTGGGTTGATGCTAAATATCTTTCCTTTTTTAGTGGCAAGTCGAGCAGTGATACTAATAAAGTCGTGCACGTAAGGCACGagttgtattttcctatttaatAGCACACAAAATGTTTTCAAAACTTGTGTTATCACCCTTGTGTTATCACACAAAAATGTTATCCCCACCCGTTGAGGGGgctttgctaaaaaaaaaaaaaaaaaaaaaacccttaaACCTAGGCTTCAAAATTGTCTTAATAATGCAATGATTCGAGATGATAAATGGATATTACAGAGTCTGCACTCGTTCACTAGAATTTTACACCTTGGATCTTATGCGGAAGTTTACTTTTGGATATAAATTGCTTGTCTCAGGACTTATCGCTCGCAAGGGCGAGTCGATTTTGATACTAAAATCACCATTGGCTCCAACCCCAAATGAtgtgaaaaactggaaaattgttcAGCTTACAAATGGCAAATATATGCGTATATTGAAGTTAAAAAGTGGAGGCCGATGAAGATTTGGTCTAGTTGCTAAAGTAGAATTTCatgatttaaaaaatcttgAGTTCTAATCCGGTCATCCCCCTTCCGCTTTTCACTTTTTAAATCTCATTCCTCTCttgctacaaaaaaaaaaagcaaaaataaaagaatttgaaaGGTGGAGACTAGATAACTTAGTTCAAATTTCATTTCTACAAGAAGAAAAACATAGAAACCCCAATATGACGGCTGGGATGCATTTCTGGGACTAATTATTTCACTTAAGATATCACACATAAACTTAATTGCTAGCTTCAATTTACATGTCACATTTGCTTTTTTAGCCTTTTAGATAGTCCTCTCCATTTAAGTTCTATCAACTTAgagtgcgtttgataaaactgaagtctgaaatctgaatctattaagttattgaattgttaaatattaaatctaatacatttgagtgtttATCATATTCAgggataagtgaataacttatcacttaattttgggagtaAGTTTTACTTAGAAATTCAGtgctacttaattaattcaaatattcaattttttgttatcaaaaggtctgaatatgttaagatttgaTTTCATTAactttaagtgctgaattggattatcaaacaggACCTTAAGCATGAGAAGAAGAATTGATTAGACCCCACAGTCCACAGTAGGCTTTAATACCACATTTTGACCGCTTGCCCTCTTTGTAGTAAAAGTCAATATACTTGTAGTGATTGAATGGCTAAAACTGCAGCGGGTGCTCATCATCAACTAGTTCTTCCGGTACTTGAACTATCAGGTCTCAGATAAATGTGAACAGGCCGAGAGAAATACCTTTCTGCATTTCCGGACATTATAACCTGGTGGTGTGGAGGTTCAGTCCTGCCATTAGTCCATGCCTAGCCCAACCACATCATAGATGTACATGGTTAATCATGGATTACTAAAACTATTTAAAAACATTAGCACATACTTTGATAAGACCAATTTTGATGAATTTGTACCACTTTGTATGAAGATTGTGTGACTTACCTTGTTGAGTTCTCATAAGTTGGGTTCTGTGCAATTCAAATCGATTCGTGTACGTTTGATATCCATTTATATAGCTTTGGTGTAATCGTGAATGTTACCAATTTATtagttaataaatttaaatttacattCGAATTGTATGGATTTGCACTACAAGTTAGAAGAATTATATCAACTGGTTTACACCtgtgttttaaaactcggaccggaccggccggttcgaccggtcgaACTGAGAATCGGTCAAGTGTCTGGTCCGAGTCATGCTTAAAAACCGGGTAAGTAAAAACCCGATCAAATCCGGTCAAAAACCAGGTTTGACCGAAAAAACCGGATTTTTCCGATTCAAAcagcatttaaaaaaaaactcaaactttttcaatattatgttttgacccctagattgttaaaaattattaatatatctcaaatatttcatactttatcaatattttcttaaagtttggtattatttttcaattaaatccataattttaattctaaacttgttaatgatcattaaataatataaattgttacttgattgttctaatttctttgtattttcttgttaaatatatttaaaacatcaaatatatatgaatatacatttattaatatttacatgttattaggtattttacatataatattttaatttttaaataatttttatttatgacatcatccgGTTCAACTCCTATCAAATCCGgttgaacccattgacccctgattCTTGAGCTTGACCGAGTCGATActcggtccggttctgaaaacataggttTACACTAGACAGAACTCAAGTTGTGAGCTCCGTTTCCCATTCTTAATATCGTGTTTTGAATTGAGGATTTCCTATAGAGttgatgctggaggtcaggggttcaaccCCTGCCTCCCACAAACTTGCCACTTTACGTGGCTGATCTTCTGCCCCCACGGGATAGCTCGAGCGGTCCGCTCCCCCTCCTTAGGATATGGCGACCTTCCTGACTTGTCCAGGGTTCGAGTCCCGCTGTTAACGTGCTCGGTGTGGAGTGGGGCCTCCTCTCCcgggccgcaggggattagtcggtcccgtaaggattgacccggacatccctgtgttgacaaaaaaaaaaaatgatacaaaTATTATATTATTGAGCTACTTATTTTGCCATCAACTCCTAAACGTCCTATTTCAGCTAAAAATCTCTGTTGGAGCAACTTTCAAAAATGTATTGCACTCGAAACAACTTTAATTAGTGGGTCTAAATCACGTcaaatcataataataataaatactCATCTTCTTAAGATTCTGCCAGCGTATAATTGAGGGGAATACATAAAAAGGTGGAGTGAAGTTGAATCCGTCAATCTACTTGTATTTGAGACCTCTCTACTTCCAAAGTGCAACTTAACAGAAATTCATCATCAAACATCTTACCATGTCGGTAGCAGGAATTTTGACTATGATCGAAGTTATTCGGGAAGAATGTGCTGCGTCTGAACCCGCGGAGAGGATGATTATTCTACCTTAAACAGTTGCATTTCGACAAAGGAGTCCGGTGTCTGCTAGTGTCGCAAATAGTAATTAATCCCTTAC encodes the following:
- the LOC113767890 gene encoding probable 2-oxoglutarate-dependent dioxygenase AOP1 — encoded protein: MGSESDAQSKLPIIEFNEENLTPGTTSWLSTSDLVRQALESYGCFLVKYKKLSQELHDKMFELSKQLFQLPTEIKVQNTSNILGFGYGTNFSFMPLVEYFGIENGATLKATEEFTNLMWPAGNSSFCETAFSYSKLLSELDHGVMRMVFGSYGVEKYLDPLIKSSFYLMRFLKYRAPKTDEINIGLHPHVDKGFLAILDTNQVTGLEIQLKHGEWITYEPSTSLSTFLVIAGEPFQAWSNGRVHAPLHKVVIRGTEEKYTIGLFSFMREKVKIPEELIDEKNPLQFKDFNHLDFLEFLRGGKYKMERPIVAFCGV